The Mangrovivirga cuniculi genomic sequence ATCGTAAGCCCAGTCAATTTTATGTTTCATATCCTTAACAACAACGCCAGCCGATTTTAGCATCGCCCTGATCTCATCAACCTTATCGTATTCTTTTTCTTCTTTCGCTTTTTTATAAATTTCCAGAAGGCCATCAATAAGTTCCTCCGTATTATTTACCTTTTCTTCCTTAAAGCCCAACACATCAGTCACCATCTCGCGATAAACCTTCAGCATTTTATTAAAAAGTTCTTCTCCTAAGGCTCCCGAACTCAACTGCCCGGTATATATTGAATTGATCTTCTTCAATAAATTAAAAAGTTGTCCGATAGCCAATGCAGTATTGAAATCATCATTCATGGCGCGGTAAATATTTTGGATGATCTTTTCAACTGTATTCTTTACTTTATCATCCTCTTCTCCTGCCTCAAATGTTAATTCATTGACAACCTTCAACCCATTGATCATTTTCTTGTATCCTTTATGAGCTGCAAGTAATGCTTCATTACTAAAATCAAGTGTGGAAGCATAGTGAGACTGCAGCATAAAAAACCTGACAGTCATCGGGCTATATCCACGATCCAGTAATTTATGATCACCGGTGAATAACTCCCTGGGTAGGAAACTATTGCCTAAGCTTTTACTCATTTTCTGACCATTAACAGTCAGCATATTTGTGTGAAGCCAGTATTTAGCAGGTGATTCTTCATTTGCTCCAACACATTGAGCGATTTCACATTCGTGATGAGGGAATTTCAAATCCATTCCGCCACCATGAATATCAAATTTATTTCCAAGATATTTAGTACTCATTACCGAGCATTCCATATGCCATCCCGGAAATCCTAATCCCCAAGGTGACTCCCATCGCATTATATGCTCAGGAGATGCTTTTTTCCATAATGCAAAATCGATCTTATTTCTTTTCTCATCCTGTCCATCTAATGATCTGCCACTAT encodes the following:
- the cysS gene encoding cysteine--tRNA ligase, with the translated sequence MQDKLKVYNTLTHDKEVFEPYNAPYVGMYVCGPTVYNDVHLGNVRTFLSFDVMYRYLIHLGYKVRYVRNITDVGHLENDADEGEDKVAKKAKLENLEPMEIVQRYTNGFHDVLRSFNILPPSIEPTATGHIVEQIDMTRKLVEKGLAYEVNGSVYFDVEKYNKEHNYGILSKRKIEDLMDSGRSLDGQDEKRNKIDFALWKKASPEHIMRWESPWGLGFPGWHMECSVMSTKYLGNKFDIHGGGMDLKFPHHECEIAQCVGANEESPAKYWLHTNMLTVNGQKMSKSLGNSFLPRELFTGDHKLLDRGYSPMTVRFFMLQSHYASTLDFSNEALLAAHKGYKKMINGLKVVNELTFEAGEEDDKVKNTVEKIIQNIYRAMNDDFNTALAIGQLFNLLKKINSIYTGQLSSGALGEELFNKMLKVYREMVTDVLGFKEEKVNNTEELIDGLLEIYKKAKEEKEYDKVDEIRAMLKSAGVVVKDMKHKIDWAYDEQ